The genome window agtctccgtcctgatcagcgaccaagatcaagactttctcggctacatgatggacttgaaggtcagtgagggagactgaggaagggtgggtatgggacctggcggggagtgggaggaacgtgttagccatgttcctgtgctgtgagactttggagaggcatcggggaagctgatcatgcctgccttggaggcaagctgaggcccctagaagcttgcaccttttccctcctcgctatcctggcaggtgcaggtgcggagccatccgccgtcccgctgcaagctggtcttttcctttcgggacaacccctacttcttgaactcggtgatcattaaggagtattaccttgacatcactggtaaaaggtggctcccggggtgatgagtgtgggtgtgcaagcgtgtggatgatgcacctgcggtgtccaccccagtctcccctgtctgtctgcagggtacagggcacgtcgatccactccagttcactggttctgggactttggacggggagcccccagccgcaggctggacaccaggagccttaactttctcaactggctgtcaggccacaacggcccagaatcgaacaggattgctgaggtggggttgctttgggcttgcacacagttggtggttgatgttggagttcttggctgctcatgggagggttgggagcctggtcagcccctggctgaccttgctcgtgttgcctgcagatcatcagcgaagacgtgtgggacgatcccctgaagtactacctcagggaggaaggttcgtccatgagagacaactgacagaaacacatgtggtgatggggtctggaggtaggccccgtagggacagccgaatagtagctgggacacagtactttctttcgcaaatggggatgctcaggctcatgcaaactggctgcagagccagagcctgagtcaagcatgcagcaggtgacttgctgagactgggggctgggggggactcggtgtgtccgagagcgcagtaagtccccctccagtcagctgtggtggcagcgcgagagtcctaggtgatacgactagaggcagggtgaattaagtgcctgtgtcagaatcatctgtccttgggtcctgccattcccccggcgtccttcctctcactgagtttgagaatgcctgggcccttcacttccgccccttaacctaggatggcctgtcattgaaagggcgtcctgtccagggccccagtgcacctgtgcgctgactttgggatcttgtgtgaatttccacatccaatactctgatctcaccagcaccacacctgctgagcttgaagttgcttcagggaaaatccggacgtctctgggaggaggtggacagggagccccaagggcaggacatggtgcctagtgacaccatctccgtcattgctggacacgggtcttcggctcctgaaacccctgtgttccctgtttgcgtccgtgtccacgtgccaagcatgtgtgtgtgtacacgcgtgtgcttgtgtcacctgtctttatgcgggggtgtgtgtgtgtgtccggcccagggcggacgcagagatgaaggcgacgggagaggaggtgacgagcgaccagaagaggaggcacgaggcgtccccaggctgacggaggttggtcaccgactctccgcatgaccgtatccgggatgggaatgaggaaaagatggccagtgatacctgcggaccgtggctcgagaaatccgcaattagaccaaatccaaaacacgctcgccacttctaacttgtggttgtgtgtgcttggaccagggagagggaagtgcatggtctgaggattccgcgagggcaaatcaggtggggcggggctttgaaaccgctgcctgaggagccctcagtccatggggacgtgggccggcctctggaaatggtgggcgagggtacggctggacccggggtggagaggaggccaagttcctgtagagaagagcagagacccgaaggagaaagaggcacagattgcctgctgcactggggacttgttccacacacggaagaaggagacccgggagggccctgggccagtgctgcccaggatcggcccatcggcccgcacgctgtctccacgagggtggcacacactggcatgatgcgaaacacaacgcaagatgtgctaagctaggctgtccgtgcaaaaccccaggcacgcgaggagagacagggtgtgagcgtggcagacgtccaggcatttccagcctcctcggcagggcagaaaggcgagggaggtgCAGGTGTGGgggtacgtgtgcgtccctctgccggagtgtgcctgtgagggagggaagagggaggaagcaaggacggtgggctacttgcatgtgccaagggacctcgggagaatggcagacagggaagcccctgggggcggttgagagcctgctggtggatttcagggcccaggggctaggcattagcggccctgccaaagacaccccatgggtcgtgctccaagtcctgacgtgaattccttccttcctctggggtcttgcccccggctgtgacGGGGCGGCCAGAGGGGCTcaggggtgcgtctgccccagacggaggtttctggcagtgtcgctggagcagaatctctgattctgtcgtagggcatctgcaccagatgacactcagaggcaccctgccttccaggtgaccgtcttggatgtccccgggcccaagcggggactggcttccttggcatgtgggctgtgtaggcaagcagggatgcctgactgtcgagaattctagctgggcctaatgagagcaactgaaagagagtcttggcatttagcaaagcagtgaggcccgggtggtacaaggcctcttggtgcctttgaggtagcaaagctgctttctgcccagggaggcatgagctgtgggcccagacagggccgggtgcccagggcagcatcggttcagggactgagtgcgtctgggtagtgttaaagagaagggacggcgtgtagggttgccgccttacctttacggcctcaggttccgtgccttgtatcggaagagtgcctgtatccacgtgctccttcttcacaagactggatcagacccaggcctgtcacagtctcttggggcccttgcaggcccgggcgtctctttggccttttcctgctatagggagacagggagacaggtgcactcagcaagctacacaggtgggaagcacaggggcctcactcggagtgttgtgggccctgacggctggtgggctagcaacagggccacgccattgacaaggaacgacctagatagatgcacacggagaaagcggttctccaagtcagcggaggccagcgctccttgttttctggttccctgagggaaggcacagacaatggatccggccaacgtgactggtactgtgaagctgtccaaggtgatgggagaaggcagaacacaggcgcctgtcactcagctggccacagcgagcaaatcctgggtcctgcccttgcccaaacccccgacaaatactcctgagcgcacatctcggttcctgcaccgaaccaggccaggtcctgcacttcttcaagcccccgaccgacactcctgggccagcatcggactctcaggcttgttcctggccttagtcaagcccccggaacacattcctgagcccacaacgcgctctgtacccctgaactacggtgtgtcctccccttgttcaagcccccaggaaacactactgagcccgcatctcactcgctgcattgaacctggctggctccttgtcttgttcaagcccccgacagatactccggaacccacatctcggtccctgcactgatcccggctgggtgctgcccttgttcccgaccccgacaaatactcctgagcccacatctcgggccctgcactgaatcgggtgggccctgcccatcttccagccccgacaaactctcctgagcccacatcccggtccctgcactgaagcaggctgggtgcttcccatgttcaagccccgacaagcactcctgagcccacatctcgggccctgcaccgacccagtctgggtcctgcccttgttcaagccgctgaacaaatacccctgagccggcttctctgtccctgccgtgaaccaggccaagagctgcacgtgttgaagccactgaccaacacttctgggcctgcatctgattctcaggctggttcctggcctgaggtaagcccccagcaaacagtattgagcccacagctggctccctgctcctgaactcaactaaggtgtgccctccccttgttcaaccaccctcccccccccaccccccaggaaacaccactgtgcccgcatctcactcgctgcattgaaccaggctgggtcctgcgcttgttcaaacccccgacaaatcctcctgagcccacccctcggtccctgcactgaaccaggctggatcctccctttgttcaagcccctgacaaacacacctgacaccacctctcggtcccgtcatcgagccaggctgggtcctgcccatgatcaagcagccgataaacactccttggagcacatctcggtccctgcactgatccaggctggatcctgcccttgttcatcccgacagacactcccgaggccacagcacagtccctgccatgacccaggctgggtcctgcctttgttcaagcccccgacaaacactcttgagcccacatctcggtccatgcaactgaatcgggtcggccctgcccatgcccaagctctttgtagaacgcatatatcgtgtgtcaggactataggatggctggtttagcttgatcctcttgctgctccaggccccacaggcttgggccacagggcaggctgggatgtgttctcacatggagaacagaaccactttgaaagggcctccatagggtcgatggcagccgtgcatgtctccgacaccggtgagtcgtgggacttaacggggagctgtccttagcgtctccctggccggcattcgcacaaggttcaggggggggtccctcatgccagcagagcgggcctcgtttctccctctgcgcacagtgtggccacggcacctcaggcttgtgcagctttcacgtcggcccagcgagggagggagggtcgcccgtccccttctgcgcttcagcagtgaccgcccactgttggctttcaaggtcgagaaagcactcttcgaacgtgtggactaaaaccctctgaattcccaccggtgaaactcactcaggacgagaagggcttgccttcacgccaaggataagcgtctcttctgagcgctggtgtccacagagttgcagacggcaacagcactacttagagagacggagacacacagacaccagcgcctgctacacacgcggaaggattgcccaacacagtgctatgccagaagcaaagatacagagacacagagcgagcgctgtacactaaggcgctggtgttcccgaacagtggagatccactgtagcactgtaggtggggttcttccctactcccctagcatccggacagcagcaggctctctgtcccttgaagaaaagtatccagccccttggcacccctgcgtatcccttggatactcaaggagagctctcagttattgccagtcccaggggacacaggagtgtgcggttcggacggCGGaccaggaacccgtgcttggaatttccagagccaggtcaatgacagcgcctggggctagcccggccacatgcaaaaccctgtccctccctggagcagaatctggccacgtgggggcgctggagcagcacaggaaccccggaagatgccctccggtctgggggcgtgtccataagagtgccgcccactaccctgtcggccattggtctagatttgggccagcagtctgtgcatggctcacagcctaggcccccgcctgttcgccggatctcctagggcccgttcaccccgtcctgcgtttctggcacccctttcttcggcctcacgccaacacccccacacagcagcccccgccttctgacaatccccctcactccccgcccccaaaagagctagtcggtcccacaggtttactgcagcctgggccgccattacgccccacttgttgtgctcttatgtcgcgtcccttcgcctctgccccagctcggggtcaccgccaaggccaagaggaacgtgagaggcggtcagaggaaggcgggagcgtcccgggaccccgcaccttccaagctgtgagcccaggtactcagggggcagggccccgcccccaccccgcagcctgccgtcgtgatgcagtgcgcagctgggaccttgtcaccagcagttgtcacgccaggccaagaggccaccctcttcagggtggaggcggtggaggagggcgaggccctggtggacggagacgtggcggggatcgggcgggagttccagctgcttgcggaagacatcgtggaggaggtggaggttgtggcggatgaggagcaggaacagcggccctcccaggagctagaggagaagacggtggaggagcagggccaggaaaggcccggaggcccttgtgagcgccaggagctggatgccctgcaggcactggccgccctgcaggtagaactgagctctgagcgtgagcaaaaccgcagggcttacgttcagttcatgcgcaagaaccatcagaggaggaagcgtcacttggctcggaggagcaccatcatccagggcatccctggcttctgggccaaagctgtatcctttgcgctgctccttggggtccgctgctcaggaggacgaggaaggggagaaggggcaggagcaggcggagggggtggaggcgagggcacaggaagggcgccggaggccactgaaggaaatgcggtcctgggcaattggcaggctccaaaggcacagccgagtagggcctgggcagggccacaggtggacgtgtcgcagccatgcctttgagtgtctccttcaggcctgcatctgaggaggcgcagcccccgaggcctctaagtcaacattgaccagagacggtacacaagagcagcgttcgcagacagttattggtgtaaatgtgggtgatcccggcacattgctggggcatgtgagtcattcacacacacacgcacacacgcacacacgcacacgcacacgcacacacacacacacgtacacataaacacacacacacatacccaagaagccctttactttcagacacggtttgtcacaaggactgcaagtctgaccgtataagcagtgacaggccactacccagcatacacaggtctggaggagcagagtagcggtcagaaacagcccctgcttggggaatgcagatgcacaccatcccaaggggcccagagccatgagcgtgtctgatggtatggcaggtcctgaggatatcagcagtggccgggcaagaggcagtgcccgccaagctccttgcagatgcgtgttccagtatccttgttccaccccagactagggctgatgctcctggctcttcttggccggcatgtggcctgaatggctccttgacctaaagcagattatgagccaccctcaagtctccgtcctgatcagcgaccaagatcaagactttctcggctacatgatggacttgaaggtcagtgagggagactgaggaagggtgggtatgggacctggcggggagtgggaggaacgtgttagccatgttcctgtgctgtgagactttggagaggcatcggggaagctgatcatgcctgccttggaggcaagctgaggcccctagaagcttgcaccttttccctcctcgctatcctggcaggtgcaggtgcggagccatccgccgtcccgctgcaagctggtcttttcctttcgggacaacccctacttcttgaactcggtgatcattaaggagtattaccttgacatcactggtaaaaggtggctcccggggtgatgagtgtgggtgtgcaagcgtgtggatgatgcacctgcggtgtccaccccagtctcccctgtctgtctgcagggtacagggcacgtcgatccactccagttcactggttctgggactttggacggggagcccccagccgcaggctggacaccaggagccttaactttctcaactggctgtcaggccacaacggcccagaatcgaacaggattgctgaggtggggttgctttgggcttgcacacagttggtggttgatgttggagttcttggctgctcatgggagggttgggagcctggtcagcccctggctgaccttgctcgtgttgcctgcagatcatcagcgaagacgtgtgggacgatcccctgaagtactacctcagggaggaaggttcgtccatgagagacaactgacagaaacacatgtggtgatggggtctggaggtaggccccgtagggacagccgaatagtagctgggacacagtactttctttcgcaaatggggatgctcaggctcatgcaaactggctgcagagccagagcctgagtcaagcatgcagcaggtgacttgctgagactgggggctgggggggactcggtgtgtccgagagcgcagtaagtccccctccagtcagctgtggtggcagcgcgagagtcctaggtgatacgactagaggcagggtgaattaagtgcctgtgtcagaatcatctgtccttgggtcctgccattcccccggcgtccttcctctcactgagtttgagaatgcctgggcccttcacttccgccccttaacctaggatggcctgtcattgaaagggcgtcctgtccagggccccagtgcacctgtgcgctgactttgggatcttgtgtgaatttccacatccaatactctgatctcaccagcaccacacctgctgagcttgaagttgcttcagggaaaatccggacgtctctgggaggaggtggacagggagccccaagggcaggacatggtgcctagtgacaccatctccgtcattgctggacacgggtcttcggctcctgaaacccctgtgttccctgtttgcgtccgtgtccacgtgccaagcatgtgtgtgtgtacacgcgtgtgcttgtgtcacctgtctttatgcgggggtgtgtgtgtgtgtccggcccagggcggacgcagagatgaaggcgacgggagaggaggtgacgagcgaccagaagaggaggcacgaggcgtccccaggctgacggaggttggtcaccgactctccgcatgaccgtatccgggatgggaatgaggaaaagatggccagtgatacctgcggaccgtggctcgagaaatccgcaattagaccaaatccaaaacacgctcgccacttctaacttgtggttgtgtgtgcttggaccagggagagggaagtgcatggtctgaggattccgcgagggcaaatcaggtggggcggggctttgaaaccgctgcctgaggagccctcagtccatggggacgtgggccggcctctggaaatggtgggcgagggtacggctggacccggggtggagaggaggccaagttcctgtagagaagagcagagacccgaaggagaaagaggcacagattgcctgctgcactggggacttgttccacacacggaagaaggagacccgggagggccctgggccagtgctgcccaggatcggcccatcggcccgcacgctgtctccacgagggtggcacacactggcatgatgtgaaacacaacgcaagatgtgctaagctaggctgtccgtgcaaaaccccaggcacgcgaggagagacagggtgtgagcgtggcagacgtccaggcatttccagcctcctcggcagggcagaaaggcgagggaggtgCAGGTGTGGgggtacgtgtgcgtccctctgccggagtgtgcctgtgagggagggaagagggaggaagcaaggacggtgggctacttgcatgtgccaagggacctcgggagaatggcagacagggaagcccctgggggcggttgagagcctgctggtggatttcagggcccaggggctaggcattagcggccctgccaaagacaccccatgggtcgtgctccaagtcctgacgtgaattccttccttcctctggggtcttgcccccggctgtgacGGGGCGGCCAGAGGGGCTcaggggtgcgtctgccccagacggaggtttctggcagtgtcgctggagcagaatctctgattctgtcgtagggcatctgcaccagatgacactcagaggcaccctgccttccaggtgaccgtcttggatgtccccgggcccaagcggggactggcttccttggcatgtgggctgtgtaggcaagcagggatgcctgactgtcgagaattctagctgggcctaatgagagcaactgaaagagagtcttggcatttagcaaagcagtgaggcccgggtggtacaaggcctcttggtgcctttgaggtagcaaagctgctttctgcccagggaggcatgagctgtgggcccagacagggccgggtgcccagggcagcatcggttcagggactgagtgcgtctgggtagtgttaaagagaagggacggcgtgtagggttgccgccttacctttacggcctcaggttccgtgccttgtatcggaagagtgcctgtatccacgtgctccttcttcacaagactggatcagacccaggcctgtcacagtctcttggggcccttgcaggcccgggcgtctctttggccttttcctgctatagggagacagggagacaggtgcactcagcaagctacacaggtgggaagcacaggggcctcactcggagtgttgtgggccctgacggctggtgggctagcaacagggccacgccattgacaaggaacgacctagatagatgcacacggagaaagcggttctccaagtcagcggaggccagcgctccttgttttctggttccctgagggaaggcacagacaatggatccggccaacgtgactggtactgtgaagctgtccaaggtgatgggagaaggcagaacacaggcgcctgtcactcagctggccacagcgagcaaatcctgggtcctgcccttgcccaaacccccgacaaatactcctgagcgcacatctcggttcctgcaccgaaccaggccaggtcctgcacttcttcaagcccccgaccgacactcctgggccagcatcggactctcaggcttgttcctggccttagtcaagcccccggaacacattcctgagcccacaacgcgctctgtacccctgaactacggtgtgtcctccccttgttcaagcccccagg of Bos taurus isolate L1 Dominette 01449 registration number 42190680 breed Hereford chromosome Y, ARS-UCD2.0, whole genome shotgun sequence contains these proteins:
- the LOC132344600 gene encoding testis-specific Y-encoded protein 1-like, translating into MSRPFASAPARGHRQGQEERERRSEEGGSVPGPRTFQAVSPVVTPGQEATLFRVEAVEEGEALVDGDVAGIGREFQLLAEDIVEEVEVVADEEQEQRPSQELEEKTVEEQGQERPGGPCERQELDALQALAALQVELSSEREQNRRAYVQFMRKNHQRRKRHLARRSTIIQGIPGFWAKAIMSHPQVSVLISDQDQDFLGYMMDLKVQVRSHPPSRCKLVFSFRDNPYFLNSVIIKEYYLDITGYRARRSTPVHWFWDFGRGAPSRRLDTRSLNFLNWLSGHNGPESNRIAEIISEDVWDDPLKYYLREEGSSMRDN